In Streptomyces thermolilacinus SPC6, a single genomic region encodes these proteins:
- a CDS encoding glycoside hydrolase family 19 protein — protein MSRRFGALLAAFATAAGLTVLLPASTASAADCAAPWSSSSVYTGGHTASYNGRNWQARWWTQNERPGASEVWADQGSCGSGTPGPGPTDPAPSGFVVSEAQFNQMFPNRNPFYTYSGLKAALGAYPAFATTGGATVSKQEAAAFLANVSHETGGLVHIVEQNTANYPHYCDATQPYGCPAGQAAYYGRGPIQLSWNFNYKAAGDALGIDLLNNPHRVEREAAVAWKTALWYWNTQNGPGTMTAHNAMVTGAGFGQTIRSINGALECDGRNPAQVQSRVTKYQQFTQILGVAPGANLYC, from the coding sequence GTGTCACGACGCTTCGGTGCCCTGCTCGCCGCGTTCGCCACGGCCGCGGGCCTCACGGTGCTCCTCCCCGCCTCCACCGCGTCCGCCGCCGACTGCGCCGCCCCGTGGAGCTCGTCCTCCGTCTACACGGGCGGCCACACCGCCTCGTACAACGGCCGCAACTGGCAGGCCAGGTGGTGGACGCAGAACGAGCGTCCCGGCGCCTCCGAGGTCTGGGCCGACCAGGGCTCCTGCGGCTCCGGCACGCCCGGTCCCGGCCCGACCGACCCCGCGCCGTCCGGGTTCGTCGTCTCCGAGGCGCAGTTCAATCAGATGTTCCCGAACAGGAACCCGTTCTACACGTACAGCGGTCTGAAGGCGGCGCTCGGCGCGTATCCGGCCTTCGCGACGACCGGCGGCGCCACCGTCAGCAAGCAGGAGGCGGCGGCGTTCCTGGCGAACGTCAGCCACGAGACGGGCGGCCTCGTCCACATCGTGGAGCAGAACACCGCCAACTACCCGCACTACTGCGACGCGACCCAGCCGTACGGCTGCCCCGCCGGCCAGGCCGCCTACTACGGGCGCGGCCCGATCCAGCTCAGCTGGAACTTCAACTACAAGGCGGCGGGCGACGCCCTCGGCATCGACCTGCTGAACAACCCGCACCGCGTCGAGCGCGAGGCGGCCGTCGCGTGGAAGACGGCCCTCTGGTATTGGAACACCCAGAACGGTCCCGGCACGATGACCGCCCACAACGCGATGGTGACGGGCGCGGGCTTCGGCCAGACGATCCGCTCCATCAACGGCGCCCTGGAGTGCGACGGGCGCAACCCGGCGCAGGTGCAGAGCCGGGTGACGAAGTACCAGCAGTTCACGCAGATCCTCGGCGTCGCGCCGGGCGCCAACCTGTACTGCTGA
- a CDS encoding DoxX family protein, with protein MSVDTRTPRPGFDDQPALSMVKVNSDPAQVIVNHASFRVQLAPVRKPRFADPARVPAMSGAAPGGARRRAPLVWTGKSSPGDPGATGLLQAVRDSAALDTYDRTRAVPRMDAGAGATQTLPRVGYGDDTLPTPVVGGLPVPAPSPPAPLLPPMRRAEGAYDLRPEDTGELGVTAGTGTREHGSRYEPAYGSGHGGGAYGTGGYGERYDDAYDEPEDRLDGDDRYGGRYDADGRDTYAEGSAAHHRHAYYPGRRMNLGVVLLPLRVFLGLISVYAGMGKLCDPVYFDGGERGSMVRWLNSLDPWPLAEPLRDFALAHPVGAGLTVAFAQVIVGVLTILGLWQRVAAVFGALLSAALLLTVSWRAVPVYDAPDIIYLAAWSPLIIAGAPVYSVDGRLAGEAWRTLGPRAALWALRRRVLRRGAVVAAVVVGLTLLVGSVLGGAVRSSDLITVPGPNDDPTNHLPGQSLPEEPAESESASASAEEPEPSESASPSESAAPSESPTAGQQAEEEPVYDSGRVQEEAPTATQGVGEAPQEPRPEPPPVTSAGPTSSGGSDSGGGDEGSGSGGTDDGSGSSGGSSGGGSGGNRNPLGGLLG; from the coding sequence ATGAGTGTGGACACCAGAACGCCCCGGCCCGGCTTCGATGATCAGCCTGCGCTGAGCATGGTCAAGGTGAACAGCGACCCCGCGCAGGTCATCGTGAACCACGCCAGTTTCCGGGTACAGCTCGCCCCGGTCCGGAAGCCCCGGTTCGCCGACCCCGCCCGCGTCCCCGCCATGAGCGGCGCGGCGCCCGGCGGGGCCCGGCGGCGGGCGCCCCTCGTGTGGACCGGCAAGTCCTCGCCCGGCGACCCCGGCGCGACCGGACTCCTCCAGGCCGTGCGCGACTCGGCCGCCCTCGACACGTACGACCGTACGAGGGCCGTGCCGCGCATGGACGCCGGAGCGGGCGCCACCCAGACCCTCCCGCGCGTCGGTTACGGCGACGACACGCTGCCGACCCCCGTCGTCGGCGGCCTCCCCGTCCCCGCGCCGTCGCCCCCCGCCCCGCTGCTGCCGCCGATGCGGCGCGCCGAGGGCGCCTACGACCTCCGCCCCGAGGACACGGGCGAGCTGGGCGTCACGGCCGGCACGGGCACGCGGGAGCACGGCTCCCGGTACGAGCCCGCGTACGGCTCCGGCCACGGCGGCGGGGCGTACGGCACCGGCGGGTACGGCGAGCGGTACGACGACGCGTACGACGAGCCCGAGGACCGGCTCGACGGCGACGACCGGTACGGCGGCCGGTACGACGCCGACGGCCGCGACACGTATGCCGAGGGCTCCGCCGCGCACCACCGGCACGCCTACTACCCCGGCCGCCGGATGAACCTCGGGGTCGTGCTGCTGCCGCTGCGCGTCTTCCTCGGCCTCATCTCCGTGTACGCCGGGATGGGCAAGCTCTGCGACCCGGTCTACTTCGACGGCGGCGAGCGCGGCTCGATGGTCCGCTGGCTGAACTCGCTGGACCCGTGGCCGCTCGCCGAGCCGCTGCGGGACTTCGCGCTGGCGCACCCGGTCGGCGCGGGCCTCACCGTGGCGTTCGCCCAGGTCATCGTGGGCGTCCTGACCATCCTGGGCCTGTGGCAGCGGGTCGCCGCCGTGTTCGGCGCGCTGCTGTCGGCGGCGCTGCTGCTGACGGTGAGCTGGCGGGCCGTGCCCGTCTACGACGCGCCCGACATCATCTACCTGGCCGCCTGGTCGCCGCTGATCATCGCCGGGGCGCCGGTCTACTCCGTGGACGGCCGCCTCGCCGGTGAGGCATGGCGGACGCTCGGCCCGCGCGCCGCGCTGTGGGCGCTGCGCCGCCGGGTGCTGCGCCGGGGCGCGGTCGTCGCGGCCGTGGTGGTCGGCCTGACGCTGCTGGTCGGCTCGGTGCTGGGCGGGGCCGTGCGGTCGTCCGACCTGATCACCGTGCCGGGTCCGAACGACGACCCGACCAACCACCTGCCGGGGCAGTCGCTGCCCGAGGAGCCCGCGGAGAGCGAGTCCGCGAGCGCTTCGGCCGAGGAGCCCGAGCCGTCCGAGTCGGCGTCCCCGTCGGAGTCGGCCGCGCCGAGCGAGAGCCCGACGGCAGGACAGCAGGCCGAGGAGGAGCCGGTGTACGACAGCGGCCGCGTCCAGGAGGAGGCGCCCACGGCCACGCAGGGCGTCGGCGAGGCCCCGCAGGAGCCGCGCCCCGAGCCGCCGCCGGTGACCAGCGCGGGCCCCACGTCCAGCGGCGGCTCCGACAGCGGGGGCGGCGACGAGGGCTCCGGCTCGGGCGGTACGGACGACGGCTCCGGCTCGTCGGGCGGCTCCTCCGGGGGCGGCTCGGGCGGCAACCGCAACCCGCTGGGCGGGCTCCTGGGCTGA
- a CDS encoding helix-turn-helix domain-containing protein — MTGMRQHDTADHARRDAPPPGAAPGGSPGAGPGDGLERALAGVGPRLRELRRRRGVTLAALSEATGISRSTLSRLETGQRRPTLELLLPLSQAHQVPLDELVDAPDVGDPRVRLKPRTVHGSTVVPLTRQPGPLQTYKMVIPADRATPDPRVHEGHEWLYVLAGRLRLVLGDHDVVLGPGEAAEFDTRVPHWFGSAGGGPVEILSIFGRQGERMHVRARTRRDKTA, encoded by the coding sequence ATGACCGGCATGCGGCAGCACGACACAGCGGACCACGCGCGGCGCGACGCCCCGCCTCCCGGCGCGGCCCCCGGAGGGTCTCCCGGCGCGGGGCCCGGCGACGGGCTGGAGCGGGCGCTCGCCGGGGTCGGGCCCCGGCTGCGGGAGCTGCGGCGGCGGCGCGGGGTGACCCTGGCCGCGCTGTCCGAGGCGACCGGGATCTCCCGCAGCACCCTGTCCCGCCTGGAGACCGGTCAGCGGCGGCCCACGCTGGAGTTGCTGCTGCCGCTGTCGCAGGCCCACCAGGTGCCCCTGGACGAGCTGGTCGACGCCCCCGACGTGGGTGATCCGCGCGTACGGCTCAAGCCGCGCACCGTGCACGGCTCGACGGTGGTGCCGCTCACCCGGCAGCCCGGCCCCCTCCAGACGTACAAGATGGTCATCCCGGCCGACCGGGCGACGCCCGACCCGCGCGTCCACGAGGGGCACGAGTGGCTGTACGTGCTGGCGGGGCGGCTGCGGCTGGTGCTGGGCGACCACGACGTGGTGCTGGGGCCCGGCGAGGCCGCGGAGTTCGACACGCGGGTGCCGCACTGGTTCGGCAGCGCCGGGGGCGGCCCGGTGGAGATCCTCTCCATCTTCGGGCGCCAGGGCGAGCGGATGCACGTACGGGCCCGGACCCGCCGCGACAAGACCGCCTAG
- a CDS encoding substrate-binding domain-containing protein, with product MEWFSAENVIAVLTAVLGVLASVAALWYERRVPRRKRLGYRVQMDTPIGRNVRGRTANVRLGLFGEGPDVDLSDATLVLLRIENDGPQSIGDNDYTGRPPHGLTVEFTGRVIRGVAVTQPGDADHLMEHFAPEAGMRHEDGRLYLPRVPLNPAEHFKLLFLLTGGPVDSPVRVTGGLLDGEVRPNTAIPADDKSPVFSRPARLITVLLTVCVVTLAGIIVIRDDTRPPIGCATGTLTVVGSTAFAPVAEEAARKYEKDCPGSKVTVEARGTTTGIRALAEAGARRQSGSPALIALSDGPKPESGYEALRENRVAVSVYAMVLNDRVPLRGLTTADVRRIYRGEVRRWSELGGPDLPIALVSRNTNSGTREVFQRRVLGGYEPAPSSGDCRVKADPSARVLRCEVDSTAQVMATVAEVPGALGYSELRSGQAVPGLHRLALDGREPSVDDVADSGYPYQEVEYAYTYGRPPADSLASSFLHYLVRGPGQEVIRTHGHTPCAAPESYPLCTLP from the coding sequence GTGGAGTGGTTCAGCGCAGAGAACGTCATCGCCGTCCTCACCGCCGTGCTCGGCGTGCTCGCGTCCGTCGCCGCGCTCTGGTACGAGCGCCGGGTGCCGCGCCGCAAACGCCTCGGGTACCGCGTCCAGATGGACACCCCGATCGGCCGCAACGTCCGGGGCCGCACCGCCAACGTACGGCTCGGCCTCTTCGGCGAAGGGCCCGACGTCGACCTGTCCGACGCCACCCTCGTCCTGCTCCGCATCGAGAACGACGGCCCGCAGAGCATCGGCGACAACGACTACACGGGCCGCCCGCCGCACGGCCTGACGGTCGAGTTCACCGGCCGCGTCATCCGGGGCGTCGCCGTCACCCAGCCCGGCGACGCCGACCACCTGATGGAGCACTTCGCGCCCGAGGCGGGGATGCGCCACGAGGACGGCAGGCTGTACCTGCCGCGCGTCCCGCTCAACCCGGCCGAGCACTTCAAGCTGCTGTTCCTGCTGACCGGCGGGCCCGTGGACAGCCCGGTCCGCGTCACCGGCGGGCTCCTCGACGGGGAGGTGCGGCCCAACACCGCGATCCCCGCCGACGACAAGTCGCCCGTGTTCAGCCGCCCGGCCCGGCTGATCACCGTGCTGCTCACCGTGTGCGTCGTCACCCTCGCCGGGATCATCGTCATCCGCGACGACACGCGGCCGCCCATCGGCTGCGCCACCGGCACGCTGACCGTCGTCGGGTCCACGGCGTTCGCGCCCGTCGCGGAGGAGGCGGCGCGGAAGTACGAGAAGGACTGCCCCGGCTCGAAGGTCACCGTCGAGGCGCGCGGCACCACCACCGGCATCCGCGCCCTCGCCGAGGCGGGCGCCCGGCGCCAGAGCGGCTCACCCGCCCTGATCGCCCTGTCCGACGGGCCGAAACCGGAAAGCGGGTACGAGGCGCTGCGCGAGAACCGGGTGGCGGTGTCCGTGTACGCGATGGTCCTCAACGACCGGGTGCCGCTGCGCGGGCTGACCACGGCGGACGTACGGCGGATCTACCGGGGCGAGGTACGGCGCTGGTCGGAGCTGGGCGGCCCCGACCTGCCCATCGCCCTGGTGAGCCGCAACACCAATTCGGGCACGCGGGAGGTGTTCCAGCGGCGCGTCCTCGGCGGGTACGAACCGGCGCCGTCGTCGGGCGACTGCCGGGTGAAGGCCGACCCGTCGGCGCGGGTACTGCGGTGCGAGGTGGACTCGACGGCGCAGGTCATGGCGACGGTGGCCGAGGTACCGGGGGCGCTGGGCTACAGCGAGCTGCGGTCGGGTCAGGCCGTGCCGGGGCTGCACCGGCTGGCGCTCGACGGACGGGAGCCGTCGGTGGACGACGTGGCGGACAGCGGGTACCCGTACCAGGAGGTCGAGTACGCGTACACGTACGGGCGGCCCCCGGCGGACTCCCTGGCGTCGAGCTTCCTGCACTACCTGGTGCGGGGGCCGGGCCAGGAGGTCATCCGCACGCACGGCCACACCCCCTGCGCCGCCCCCGAGTCCTACCCCCTCTGCACCCTCCCCTGA
- a CDS encoding ABC transporter ATP-binding protein — MASVTFDKATRLYPGGTKPAVDQLEIEIADGEFLVLVGPSGCGKSTSLRMLAGLEDVNSGAIRIGDRDVTHLPPKDRDIAMVFQNYALYPHMTVADNMGFALKIAGVNKAEIRKKVEEAAKILDLTEYLDRKPKALSGGQRQRVAMGRAIVREPQVFLMDEPLSNLDAKLRVSTRTQIASLQRRLGITTVYVTHDQVEALTMGDRVAVLKDGLLQQVDTPRNMYDRPANLFVAGFIGSPAMNLVEVPITDGGVKFGNSIVPVSREALTAATANGDTTVTVGIRPEHFDVVEHGGADAAQSLAKDASAPAGLAVSVNVVEELGADGYVYGSAHVGGAEKDLVVRVGGRSIPAKGSELHVVPRPGELHVFSTSTGERLTD; from the coding sequence ATGGCGTCAGTCACGTTCGACAAGGCCACCCGGCTCTACCCGGGCGGCACCAAGCCCGCCGTCGACCAGCTCGAGATCGAGATCGCGGACGGCGAGTTCCTCGTCCTCGTCGGCCCCTCCGGCTGCGGCAAGTCCACCTCCCTGCGCATGCTCGCCGGCCTGGAGGACGTCAACAGCGGCGCGATCCGCATCGGTGACCGCGACGTCACCCACCTGCCGCCGAAGGACCGGGACATCGCCATGGTGTTCCAGAACTACGCGCTCTACCCGCACATGACCGTCGCCGACAACATGGGCTTCGCCCTCAAGATCGCCGGCGTCAACAAGGCGGAGATCCGCAAGAAGGTCGAGGAGGCCGCGAAGATCCTCGACCTGACCGAGTACCTGGACCGCAAGCCGAAGGCGCTCTCCGGCGGTCAGCGCCAGCGCGTCGCCATGGGCCGCGCCATCGTCCGCGAGCCCCAGGTGTTCCTCATGGACGAGCCGCTGTCGAACCTCGACGCCAAGCTCCGCGTCTCCACCCGTACGCAGATCGCGTCGCTCCAGCGCCGCCTCGGCATCACCACCGTGTACGTGACGCACGACCAGGTGGAGGCCCTCACCATGGGCGACCGGGTCGCGGTCCTCAAGGACGGTCTCCTCCAGCAGGTGGACACCCCGCGCAACATGTACGACCGCCCCGCCAACCTCTTCGTCGCCGGTTTCATCGGCTCCCCCGCCATGAACCTGGTCGAGGTGCCGATCACCGACGGCGGCGTGAAGTTCGGCAACAGCATCGTGCCCGTCTCGCGCGAGGCCCTCACCGCCGCCACCGCCAACGGCGACACGACGGTCACGGTCGGCATCCGCCCCGAGCACTTCGACGTCGTCGAGCACGGCGGCGCCGACGCCGCGCAGAGCCTCGCCAAGGACGCCTCCGCCCCGGCCGGCCTCGCCGTGTCCGTCAACGTGGTCGAGGAGCTCGGCGCCGACGGCTACGTGTACGGCTCCGCCCATGTCGGCGGCGCGGAGAAGGACCTCGTCGTGCGCGTCGGCGGCCGTTCCATCCCGGCGAAGGGCTCCGAGCTGCACGTCGTCCCGCGCCCGGGCGAGCTGCACGTCTTCTCCACCTCCACCGGCGAGCGCCTCACCGACTGA
- a CDS encoding SpoIIE family protein phosphatase: protein MAATEAADPSGKEPPDGSSGTSGGRAVAPSQACAAALGGVLRALGTAAYLVDEGGRVLDVNAHAEALLRRSAAELVGRDAHDLLHRDRHGELTPRARCPVREAILAGRARQGEEQWLERGDGSLLPVSWLATPCAAGDGTATLVVFHAEEEAAVHLPDESPEPAASLSELERLALLAETTTALTSTLDVDEALRRLVALAVPRLADWAVIDLITEQDEVWRTAVVHAKGDALVHREDLEGPMPPVPEESPMPLSRALRGVSSALAGPETYQGPPDSGVAVEQRRLFEETGMHSAVIAPIRGLREVLGALTLGRSERPEAFTAADVALLEDITRRAGLALANARLYQRQRKVAETMQRHLLPQLPIVPGLGITARYLAAPDASHVGGDWYDAFTLSDGVLALAIGDVVGHDLDAAAGMAQLRNMLRAYAWSQTEPPSKIVDWLDHASLHIAEVSMATMTFGRLTVSEDGRCELSWTNAGHPPPLLVTHDGVARYLTDAHGVLLGLGAHRVRVERTDATAELPPGSTLLLYTDGLIEEPGRSLDEGLDRLRRHAASLAHRPLESFTDELLQRARPPQNEDDVALLALRVPS, encoded by the coding sequence ATGGCGGCCACAGAGGCGGCGGACCCGTCCGGTAAGGAGCCTCCGGACGGGTCTTCGGGCACGTCCGGAGGCCGTGCCGTGGCGCCGTCCCAGGCGTGTGCGGCGGCGCTCGGCGGGGTGCTGCGCGCGTTGGGTACGGCGGCGTACCTCGTGGACGAGGGCGGGCGGGTCCTCGACGTGAACGCCCACGCCGAGGCGCTGCTGCGCAGGTCGGCGGCGGAGCTGGTCGGCCGGGACGCGCACGACCTGCTGCACCGTGACCGGCACGGCGAGCTGACGCCCCGCGCCCGCTGCCCGGTGCGGGAGGCGATCCTGGCGGGCCGGGCCCGGCAGGGCGAGGAGCAGTGGCTGGAGCGGGGCGACGGTTCGCTGCTGCCCGTGTCGTGGCTGGCCACGCCGTGCGCGGCGGGCGACGGAACGGCGACGCTGGTGGTGTTCCACGCCGAGGAGGAGGCCGCCGTCCATCTGCCCGACGAGAGCCCGGAGCCCGCCGCGTCGCTGAGCGAGCTGGAGCGGCTGGCCCTGCTGGCCGAGACGACCACGGCGCTGACGTCCACGCTCGACGTGGACGAGGCGCTGCGGCGGCTGGTCGCGCTGGCGGTGCCCCGGCTCGCGGACTGGGCGGTCATCGACCTGATCACCGAGCAGGACGAGGTGTGGCGTACGGCGGTGGTGCACGCCAAGGGTGACGCCCTGGTGCACCGGGAGGACCTGGAGGGGCCGATGCCGCCGGTCCCGGAGGAGTCCCCGATGCCGCTGTCGCGCGCGCTGCGCGGGGTGTCGTCGGCACTGGCGGGCCCGGAGACGTATCAGGGGCCGCCGGACTCGGGGGTCGCGGTGGAGCAGCGGCGCCTGTTCGAGGAGACGGGCATGCACTCGGCGGTCATCGCGCCGATCCGGGGGCTGCGGGAGGTCCTCGGGGCGCTGACGCTGGGCCGCTCGGAGCGGCCGGAGGCGTTCACGGCGGCGGATGTGGCGCTGCTGGAGGACATCACGCGCCGGGCCGGCCTCGCGCTGGCCAACGCCCGCCTGTACCAGCGGCAGCGGAAGGTCGCGGAGACGATGCAGCGTCATCTGCTGCCGCAGCTGCCGATCGTGCCGGGCCTGGGCATCACGGCCCGGTACCTGGCCGCGCCGGACGCCTCGCACGTCGGCGGCGACTGGTACGACGCGTTCACCCTCAGCGACGGGGTGCTGGCGCTGGCCATCGGCGACGTGGTGGGCCATGACCTGGACGCGGCCGCGGGGATGGCGCAGCTGCGCAACATGCTCCGGGCGTACGCCTGGTCGCAGACGGAGCCGCCCAGCAAGATCGTGGACTGGCTGGACCACGCGTCGCTGCACATCGCCGAGGTGTCCATGGCGACGATGACCTTCGGGCGGCTGACCGTGTCGGAGGACGGGCGGTGCGAGCTGTCCTGGACCAACGCCGGGCATCCGCCGCCGCTGCTGGTGACGCACGACGGCGTGGCCCGGTACCTGACGGACGCCCACGGGGTGCTGCTGGGCCTGGGCGCGCACCGGGTGCGGGTGGAGCGCACGGACGCGACGGCGGAGCTGCCGCCCGGTTCGACGCTGCTGCTGTACACGGACGGCCTGATCGAGGAGCCGGGCCGTTCGCTGGACGAGGGCCTGGACCGGCTGCGGCGGCACGCCGCGTCGCTGGCGCACCGCCCGCTGGAGTCGTTCACGGACGAGCTGCTCCAGCGCGCCCGGCCCCCGCAGAACGAGGACGACGTGGCCCTGCTGGCCCTGCGCGTCCCGAGCTGA
- a CDS encoding nucleotidyltransferase family protein: MHTTPTQAVVLAGGQGSRLRPYTDDRPKPMVEIPGTGTPIIGHQLSWLAAEGVTHAVVSCGHLADVLRQWLDGADLPLHVTTVVEDEPLGRGGGLKYAAARLPYPDEPWYATNGDIWTRFSLREMAGFHAERDATATLALARPRIPWGAVETDAFGHITDFIEAPPSPYLINAGVYVFSAAFRDLLPERGDHERTTFPRLARERRLAGFPLPQGAYWRAIDTAKDLTEAAKELAAHGPAVQAVQDV; encoded by the coding sequence ATGCACACCACTCCGACGCAGGCCGTGGTCCTGGCGGGCGGCCAGGGCTCACGACTGCGCCCCTACACCGACGACCGCCCCAAGCCGATGGTCGAGATCCCGGGCACCGGGACCCCGATCATCGGCCATCAGCTGTCCTGGCTCGCCGCCGAGGGCGTGACCCACGCGGTCGTCTCGTGCGGCCACCTCGCCGACGTCCTGCGCCAGTGGCTCGACGGCGCGGACCTGCCCCTGCACGTCACCACCGTCGTGGAGGACGAGCCGCTCGGCCGCGGCGGCGGCCTCAAGTACGCGGCGGCCCGCCTGCCGTACCCCGACGAGCCCTGGTACGCGACGAACGGCGACATCTGGACCCGGTTCTCGCTGCGCGAGATGGCCGGTTTCCACGCCGAGCGCGACGCGACCGCCACGCTCGCCCTGGCCCGCCCCCGCATCCCGTGGGGCGCCGTCGAGACCGACGCGTTCGGCCACATCACCGACTTCATCGAGGCGCCCCCGTCGCCGTACCTGATCAACGCGGGCGTGTACGTCTTCTCCGCCGCCTTCCGCGATCTGCTGCCCGAGCGGGGCGACCACGAGCGGACCACGTTCCCCCGCCTCGCCCGGGAACGCCGCCTCGCCGGGTTCCCGCTGCCGCAGGGCGCGTACTGGCGGGCCATCGACACGGCGAAGGACCTCACCGAGGCCGCCAAGGAGCTGGCCGCCCACGGCCCCGCCGTCCAGGCCGTCCAGGACGTCTAG